One genomic segment of Panicum virgatum strain AP13 chromosome 2N, P.virgatum_v5, whole genome shotgun sequence includes these proteins:
- the LOC120661993 gene encoding stomatal closure-related actin-binding protein 1-like, with protein sequence MTRASTIDFGRKNQDELHGLGPLRPANIIRNKFPTFKNGSNGIIIKLADSPGIPSLKDAVAKETADLLDKHQRLSVRELTMKFEKGFNTATLLSNEVKWRHAALLERDILLKNLKSVLESLRIRVAGKNRDEIEESLSMVDILAVQLSKREDELLQQKTEVTKIASSLKLASEDAKRIVDEERANAQLEIENAKGAVQRVRLALKEQENVSQRIEKQDVDELKEEVQEARRVKMLHCPSKAMDIENEIQVLRDQLAEKSSDSVYILKKLELHRRLEENNVPLYVLEGPETLGSMLHIVVRDNASVDFSNASIQWFRIQPEGSKKEIISGAIKPVYAPEPHDVGRYIEAEIKFGGHTSVAKTAGPVDPAAGLADYVEALMRNPETNYNVVVLQVNGVAQPADSLHVLCIGRLWMRLTREKAVVAKEFYSSSMQLCGMRGGGDAAPQAIFWQPRKELSFVLGFETTRERNSALMLARRFAMDCNIILAGPGDKTLW encoded by the exons ATGACTCGAGCTTCCACTATTGATTTTGGACGGAAGAACCAGGATGAGCTCCATGGGTTAGGGCCACTGCGTCCAGCAAACATCATCAGAAATAAATTCCCTACGTTCAAGAATGGTTCAAATGGGATTATTATCAAACTGGCAGATAGCCCTGGAATTCCATCTCTTAAGGACGCTGTTGCCAAGGAGACAGCAGATCTGCTTGATAAGCATCAGCGCCTTTCAGTCCGTGAGCTCACCATGAAATTTGAGAAGGGTTTTAACACAGCGACCTTGTTGTCTAATGAG GTGAAATGGAGACATGCAGCTTTATTGGAGCGAGACATCCTTCTGAAGAATCTAAAAAGTGTATTGGAGTCACTGAGAATTCGAGTAGCGGGCAAAAATAGGGATGAAATTGAGGAGTCTCTATCTATG GTTGATATTTTAGCAGTTCAGCTGTCCAAAAGAGAAGATGAATTGCTTCAGCAAAAAACAGAGGTCACAAAAATAGCATCCTCGTTGAAACTG GCTTCTGAAGATGCCAAGAGAATTGTTGATGAAGAAAGAGCTAATGCTCAGCTGGAGATAGAAAATGCTAAAGGTGCTGTACAGAGAGTTCGACTAGCACTTAAAGAACAAGAGAATGTATCTCAAAGAATTGAGAAACAG GATGTGGATGAATTGAAGGAGGAAGTTCAAGAAGCAAGAAGGGTGAAAATGCTGCATTGCCCAAGCAAG GCAATGGACATCGAAAATGAGATTCAAGTTCTCCGCGATCAACTTGCTGAAAAATCCTCAGATTCTGTTTACATTTTGAAAAAG TTGGAGCTGCACCGACGACTTGAGGAAAATAATGTGCCTTTGTATGTGTTAGAGGGTCCTGAAACCTTAGGTTCAATGTTGCACATAGTTGTTCGGGACAATGCATCTGTAGATTTTTCAAATGCTTCAATTCAGTGGTTTCGCATACAACCTGAAGGGAGCAAGAAAGAAATAATTTCAG GTGCCATAAAGCCAGTGTATGCTCCGGAACCACACGACGTTGGGCGGTACATTGAAGCTGAAATCAAATTTGGTGGTCACACCTCAGTCGCAAAGACTGCTGGTCCAGTAGACCCTG CTGCAGGATTGGCCGATTATGTGGAGGCTCTTATGAGGAATCCTGAAACCAATTATAAC GTTGTTGTTCTTCAAGTGAATGGTGTTGCTCAGCCTGCAGATTCCCTTCATGTTCTTTGCATTGGGAGACTTTGGATGAGACTCACTAGAGAAAAGGCAGTCGTTGCGAAGGAATTCTATTCGTCGTCAATGCAG CTCTGCGGTATGAGAGGTGGTGGAGATGCCGCCCCGCAAGCAATCTTTTGGCAACCCAGAAAGGAGCTGAGCTTTGTGTTGGGCTTTGAGACAACCAGGGAACGCAACTCAGCACTCATGCTCGCCCGGAGATTCGCCATGGATTGCAAT ATCATCCTTGCTGGCCCAGGGGACAAAACTCTGTGGTAA